A region from the Canis lupus dingo isolate Sandy chromosome 9, ASM325472v2, whole genome shotgun sequence genome encodes:
- the CCDC187 gene encoding coiled-coil domain-containing protein 187 isoform X4 gives MSYPPHTAQRGSVRRQREAHCRESGLCPPVSEDEVMAALRWPRPSQQPGDLRGATHVAWSDYIEQPGPQGKACSYPVWSEADEAKDGDSSVSSGRLSGSSGGHESCTSPPRPWKEKPPQVLGPWRPARESNPRLEQLRDRIRAQAQWQASCASLGTSTRSSTSRLCGAPKADPRRKARKLTTPSAAPWDTVRLRSSAKGLGTPSVALCGVEDKAIPGRGREPSRIPQRQASVPLEKAKRMKSSPCKREKALIAPTPRRAAKDKGDNRKVGAAKSSPVCPRMPSPAFLRGDLQVSANAPSLASYDQPVTIQNALAVLRDLRQQIQTGLELAQSRHPRAGPELGRSKLWLQNLAGRKQQGPWSISDVRGPFSKSPQAGMEGKHSSLERAGSFPSGHHRNTLAGWESYPQKTGTAQGWNLSFQRPGSPPERLTSFPRRPWSASAGQASRLQRTGEAQGWNPSFLRSGSPSERLTSFPQRPWSASAGQTSRHQRTWTAYEDWDTPTRRPLSPLAQRAWSASFTQSAGTSGKGRGPLLPPSGVKRGWPRKEKEVRVPPPCQKPQGVLDHPYSSEALREFMHQKSLARQQQAMKEKASAVRALELRNQRLQDVYRKQREAVLSKAIPVVSQTTPGIVTFFPHCAQSRGLEAPGSLGSPVLEWSKVTSGMVLGDQEAPGSFCLCLNKALNRTETLETGGPQDSWEGTPVLMSARSSLGPLKLQDLTTRYPRPGVCIYLDPEESERLGMPGPLHFRYKQARLQALETMANVLKQRIDILTAKLHKSEAPDTVGDPVSDLSSSRPSMVPADPTPADPVCLGALVPNGSRGAPWDWTDMRARPLVSPTCFPGGQTLPWSPDWERRQSVSPRGHYNSRPRGFIEDGCLELDNRPARNTASFPALGSFIGSSLGVPAVLDPTCGSLQLEEMPAARRVGSVMPWTMRGCGQCLQHLANIPRKSPGFLKSLQPDLQEQEQALALLRQRAELEVWETQKALDQLLFKHCPQQLMKKHSTQARPDPASEREQPQVCGDLQPGTSPSTVTARPRSHPVLGREAAAALQGPQDGLWAQKDKSASAEPRQEVGPDQVSLQLPQARLYARVNPTHQMLELSQREEKLRAQHQAALLRLREKTLEEKMRAELAWLEHQRRCLGSKGSAALLAALAERQQQALSRLEQEQASPPSDVAQDPEVQGKCPGVRGGSVAWVQCGPAVLSPVARWRLKLGKREIRCLQNTHLFSHKERMLLLQHQKDILSLRKAVKHLQQEFQARTGVPQSSGPGVKPAPMEGSKTSPQPKRPAQGSSCPPTPRGPRNLTSHGLQRSPERPGAQQLPIGQEDRTPPQATSATDSHRLPPRPLWGVDTLVASGWPDTGGQLAKSHSPVGQGDPQLNPSSLSSKEETRPLKGSPAQELQGRCSLGRGAPCSPPKASQVVEGSTSPAGSKLGLDFSSSPMEDPHQMESWWLGEQRIEPCWQEDPYNPFPQLEAAPLTAAPAPAPPSLREGSPLGLGPESESKYTPWSCSGSSAWSHTVSPVKELSCPSLQEFQKVSATLVQLSESSTSLLDWAAGDAPDGEPGRSGSELSEASSKVWDEENLLEPGPGADPALGHSSLAGGSSHLESGGVSCSALPSLDLGKEQEASGTSGSMISGLHAERAKQKSPEAARKPLPSKASSSSDLDLSLSSPSGSLTSEKVDLAKGEPVLLQASAGCPQEPGNADLSPSNDKKPQEAGSEPKVPGSLRAPPGDPGSLVALTPEGRAPGHSGGGDSPALEEACPTLASRVLPEILSPVDDVLSYSSADLQSSTHRDASLPPPPPTFPAESEASPTSPHSEDFPPPPEDAMFPRGPPEEDASIKTGEVPSLSKKALPEALSLGPQESGLFLGAGAHSGSFEDKLGGSRSDGGTQAVGSGWSEPIGWLGSPSWGAVGDAARQVMLQPPAPSRVACMAGDGLPVLLVAGGTGLSGTGQKGPCIDPPGAERAEAVDLVSSQLTRRILCDSLALVSELAQPAAR, from the exons ATGTCCTACCCACCCCACACTGCCCAGCGAGGGTCGGTAAGAAGGCAACGGGAGGCCCACTGCAG GGAATCTGGACTCTGTCCGCCTGTGTCTGAGGATGAGGTCATGGCTGCCCTGAGGTGGCCCAGGCCCTCCCAGCAGCCAGGTGACCTGCGGGGAGCTACCCATGTGGCCTGGTCCGACTACATCGAGCAGCCAGGCCCCCAAGGGAAGGCCTGCAGCTACCCAGTGTGGTCCGAAGCCGATGAGGCCAAGGATGGGGACAGCTCGGTGTCATCGGGCCGCCTCTCTGGCTCCTCTGGGGGCCATGAGTCCTGCACATCTCCCCCCAGACCCTGGAAGGAGAAGCCCCCGCAGGTGCTGGGGCCCTGGCGGCCAGCCAGAGAGAGCAACCCGAGGCTGGAGCAGCTGAGGGACAGGATCCGGGCCCAGGCACAGTGGCAGGCCAGCTGCGCCTCCCTGGGCACCTCCACACGGTCCAGCACCTCACGCCTCTGTGGAGCCCCCAAGGCAGACCCTCGGAGGAAGGCCAGGAAGCTGACGACCCCCTCTGCAGCCCCATGGGACACCGTCAGGCTCAGGTCCTCCGCCAAAG GCTTAGGCACCCCGAGTGTGGCTCTGTGTGGAGTGGAAGACAAGGCAATTCCTGGCCGGGGGCGAGAGCCCTCGAGGATTCCCCAGCGCCAGGCCTCAG TTCCACTCGAGAAAGCCAAAAGGATGAAAAGTAGTCCTTGTAAAAGGGAGAAGGCCCTCATAGCACCCACCCCCAGAAGAGCTGCCAAAGACAAAG GGGACAACAGGAAAGTGGGGGCTGCCAAGAGCTCTCCTGTCTGCCCCCGGATGCCTAGTCCAGCCTTTCTCCGCGGTGACCTGCAGGTGTCTGCCAACGCACCCAGCCTGGCTTCTTATGATCAGCCTGTGACCATCCAAAACGCCCTGGCTGTCCTTAGAGACCTCCGCCAGCAAATCCAGACTGGGCTGGAGCTGGCCCAGAGCCgccaccccagggcagggccagagcTGGGGAGGTCAAAGCTGTGGCTGCAGAACCTGGCAGGGAGGAAGCAGCAGGGTCCCTGGAGCATCTCGGATGTGCGGGGCCCCTTTTCCAAGAGTCCTCAAGCTGGGATGGAGGGGAAGCACTCCTCCTTAGAGAGGGCTGGCAGCTTCCCCAGTGGGCATCACCGGAACACCCTGGCTGGGTGGGAGTCCTATCCCCAGAAGACTGGAACTGCCCAAGGATGGAACCTCTCCTTTCAGAGGCCTGGGAGCCCCCCTGAAAGGCTGACCTCCTTCCCCCGGCGGCCCTGGAGTGCCTCCGCTGGGCAGGCCTCCAGGCTCCAGAGGACCGGGGAGGCCCAAGGATGGAACCCCTCCTTCCTGAGGTCTGGGAGCCCCTCTGAAAGGCTGACCTCCTTCCCTCAGCGGCCCTGGAGTGCCTCCGCTGGGCAGACCTCCAGGCACCAGAGGACTTGGACTGCTTATGAAGACTGGGATACCCCCACCCGGAGACCACTGAGCCCTCTTGCCCAGCGGGCCTGGAGTGCCTCCTTCACGCAGAGCGCTGGCACCTCAGGCAAGGGCAGAggacccctcctgcctccctcggGAGTCAAGCGGGGCTGGccgaggaaggagaaagaggtaCGGGTGCCGCCACCCTGCCAGAAGCCCCAGGGGGTCCTGGACCACCCCTACAGCTCTGAGGCGCTGCGGGAGTTCATGCACCAAAAGTCGCTGGCCCGGCAGCAGCAGGCCATGAAGGAGAAAGCCTCGGCTGTGCGGGCCCTTGAGCTGAGGAACCAGAGGCTGCAGGACGTCTACAGGAAACAGAGGGAGGCCGTCCTCAGCAAGGCCATCCCTGTGGTCTCCCAGACGACCCCCGGCATTGTGACCTTCTTCCCACATTGTGCACAGTCCAGG GGCCTAGAAGCCCCCGGGAGCCTGGGGTCCCCTGTCCTGGAGTGGAGCAAGGTGACATCGGGCATGGTGCTGGGGGACCAGGAGGCCCCAGGCAG CTTCTGCCTGTGTTTGAACAAAGCCTTGAATCGCACTGAGACCCTAGAGACAGGCGGCCCCCAGGACAGCTGGGAGGGCACCCCCGTACTGATGTCGGCCCGTTCTTCCTTGGGCCCCCTGAAGCTCCAGGACCTGACCACCCGCTACCCGCGCCCCGGGGTATGCATCTACCTGGACCCCGAGGAAAGCGAACGCCTGGGCATGCCGGGGCCCCTGCACTTCCGGTACAAGCAGGCCCGGCTACAGGCACTGGAGACCATGGCCAATGTCTTGAAACAGCGGATTGACATCCTGACGGCCAAGCTGCACAAGTCAGAGGCACCGGACACTGTTGGGGACCCAGTCTCAGACCTGTCATCCTCACGCCCCAGCATGGTGCCCGCTGACCCTACGCCTGCAGACCCAGTCTGCCTTGGAGCTCTGGTGCCCAACGGGAGCAGAGGGGCCCCCTGGGACTGGACGGACATGCGGGCCAGGCCACTGGTCTCGCCCACCTGCTTCCCAGGTGGCCAGACGTTGCCATGGAGTCCCGACTGGGAGCGGCGGCAGAGTGTGAGCCCAAGGGGCCATTACAACAGCAGGCCCCGAG GTTTCATTGAGGACGGGTGTTTGGAGCTGGATAACAGGCCGGCAAGAAACACGGCTTCCTTCCCGGCCCTCGGCTCCTTCATCGGGAG CTCCCTCGGGGTGCCAGCCGTGTTGGACCCCACCTGTGGCTCCCTGCAGCTGGAGGAGATGCCGGCGGCTAGAAGGGTGGGCTCCGTCATGCCCTGGACCATGAGAGGCTGTG GTCAATGTCTCCAGCACCTTGCCAACATCCCCCGGAAATCCCCGGGCTTTCTCAAGTCACTGCAG CCGGACCTGCAGGAGCAAGAGCAGGCGCTGGCCCTTCTGCGGCAGCGGGCAGAGCTGGAGGTCTGGGAGACGCAGAAGGCCCTGGACCAGCTGCTCTTCAAACACTGTCCACAG CAGCTGATGAAGAAACATTCCACCCAGGCCAGGCCAGATCCAGCTTCGGAGCGGGAGCAGCCACAGGTGTGCGGAGACCTGCAGCCGGGGACCTCACCAAGTACCGTGACAGCCAGACCCAG ATCACACCCAGTGCTGGGCAGAGAGGCTGCTGCAGCCCTGCAGGGTCCCCAGGACGGGCTTTGGGCGCAGAAGGACAAGTCAGCTTCTGCAG agcccaggcaggAAGTGGGACCAGACCAAGTGTCTCTGCAGCTGCCGCAGGCCAGGCTCTATGCTCGGGTCAACCCCACCCACCAG ATGCTCGAGCTGAGCCAGCGGGAGGAAAAGCTGCGCGCGCAGCACCAGGCTGCGCTGCTGCGCCTGCGCGAGAAAACTCTGGAGGAGAAGATGCGCGCCGAGCTGGCCTGGTTGGAGCATCAGCGACG GTGTCTGGGCAGCAAGGGGAGCGCCGCCTTGCTGGCAGCCTTGGCAGAGAGACAGCAGCAGGCCCTCAGCCGGTTAGAGCAGGAGCAG GCATCACCACCGTCCGATgtagcccaggaccctgaggtgcAAGGGAAGTGCCCAGGGGTCAGAGGGGGCAGCGTGGCCTGGGTGCAGTGTGGTCCTGCAGTCCTGTCTCCTGTAGCACGTTGGAGGCTCAAGCTCGGGAAG AGAGAAATCCGGTGCCTGCAAAACACTCACCTGTTCTCACACAAGGAGAGGATGCTGCTCCTGCAGCACCAGAAGGACATCCTCTCCCTGCGGAAGGCTGTGAAGCATCTGCAGCAGGAGTTCCAGGCCCGGACCGGAGTGCCTCAG AGCTCTGGCCCCGGAGTCAAGCCTGCTCCGATGGAGGGGTCCAAAACAAGTCCACAACCCAAGAGGCCGGCCCAGGGCTCCTCGTGCCCCCCGACACCTCGTGGGCCCCGCAACCTCACCAGCCACGGCCTCCAGAGAAGCCCTGAGAGACCAGGAGCCCAACA ACTTCCCATCGGGCAGGAGGACAGGACACCCCCCCAGGCCACGTCAGCTACAGACAGTCACCGGCTGCCTCCAAGGCCTCTGTGGGGAGTGGACACGCTTGTGGCCAGCGGCTGGCCTGACACTGGGGGCCAGCTGGCAAAGAGCCACAGCCCCGTGGGCCAAG GAGACCCGCAGCTTAACCCCAGCTCCTTGTCGTCAAAGGAGGAGACCAGGCCTCTGAAGGGAAGCCCCGCACAGGAACTCCAGGGCCGGTGTTCCCTGGGCAGAGGggctccctgcagccccccaAAAGCCAGT CAGGTGGTTGAAGGCAGCACAAGCCCAGCAGGGTCGAAATTGGGGCTGGATTTTTCCAGCAGCCCCATGGAGGATCCCCACCAAATGGAAAGCTGGTGGTTGGGGGAACAGAG GATAGAGCCCTGTTGGCAGGAGGACCCCTACAACCCCTTCCCTCAGCTGGAAGCTGCTCCGCTCACTGctgctccag CTCCTGCACCACCCAGCCTGCGTGAGGGCAgccccctgggcctgggcccggAGTCTGAGTCCAAGTACACTCCCTGGAGCTGCTCGGGGTCTTCTGCATGGTCCCACACCGTGTCCCCTGTGAAAGAGCTGTCCTGCCCCTCTCTCCAAGAGTTTCAGAAAGTGTCCGCCACTCTGGTGCAGCTTTCCGAGAGCTCCACGTCCCTGTTGGACTGGGCAGCTGGGGATGCCCCAGACGGGGAACCTGGCAG GTCAGGGTCAGAGCTGTCAGAGGCGTCCAGCAAAGTCTGGGACGAGGAGAACCTGCTGGAGCCAGGCCCTGGTGCGGACCCAGCCTTAGGGCACTCCTCGCTGGCAGGAGGCTCATCCCACCTGGAAAGTGGTGGGGTGTCCTGCTCTGCACTTCCTTCCTTGGACCTTGGGAAGGAGCAGGAAGCTTCTGGAACCAGTGGGAGCATGATCAGTGGATTACATGCAGAGAGAGCCAAACAGAAGTCCCCCGAGGCTGCCCGAAAGCCACTCCCATCCAAAGCCTCTTCCTCCAGTGACTTAGATctgtccctttcctctccctcggGGTCCTTGACATCTGAAAAGGTGGATTTAGCCAAAGGAGAGCCTGTGCTTCTGCAGGCCTCAGCTGGCTGCCCACAGGAGCCCGGGAATGCTGACCTGAGTCCATCCAATGACAAGAAACCCCAGGAGGCCGGGTCTGAACCCAaggtccctgggagcctgagggctcCTCCTGGGGACCCTGGCAGTCTGGTAGCCCTGACACCTGAGGGCCGGGCTCCTGGGCATAGCGGGGGTGGAGACTCCCCTGCCCTGGAGGAAGCCTGCCCCACCCTGGCCAGCAGGGTCTTGCCTGAGATCCTGTCCCCTGTCGACGACGTGCTGTCCTACAGCAGTGCCGACCTCCAGTCCTCCACCCATAGGGACgccagcctccctcctccacctcccaccttccCAGCAGAGAGTGAGGccagccccaccagcccccacTCAGAAGACTTCCCTCCCCCACCTGAAGATGCCATGTTCCCTAGGGGCCCCCCAGAGGAGGACGCCTCCATCAAAACTGGAGAGGTGCCCTCCTTGTCTAAGAAGGCCCTGCCTGAGGCCCTGTCTCTGGGGCCCCAGGAGTCAGGGCTCTTCCTGGGGGCAGGTGCGCACAGTGGAAGCTTTGAGGACAAGTTGGGTGGATCAAGGTCTGATGGGGGAACCCAGGCCGTGGGCAGCGGGTGGTCTGAACCGATTGGCTGGCTAGGCTCCCCATCATGGGGGGCGGTGGGTGATGCTGCACGGCAGGTGATgctgcagcccccagccccatccaGAGTGGCCTGTATGGCCGGGGATGGTCTTCCAGTATTGCTGGTGGCTGGTGGCACAGGGCTGTCTGGCACCGGGCAGAAGGGCCCCTGCATCGACCCACCCGGTGCAGAGAGAGCCGAGGCGGTCGATTTAGTCTCCAGCCAGCTCACTAGAAGGATCCTGTGCGACTCACTAGCTCTGGTCTCAGAGCTGGCCCAGCCGGCGGCCCGCTGA